The following coding sequences are from one Leptospira mayottensis 200901116 window:
- a CDS encoding ABC transporter ATP-binding protein yields the protein MSLIKVRNLVKNYHILDKEFKILDHLDLDVEEGEIVSVEGKSGIGKSTLLNILGSMDSSDAGEINVCGVSLDQISETGKEKFRAEKVAFIFQHHLLLPDFTALENVSIPLLINGVQPGKVRQLSIEMLDRVGLKDRHDNFPSQLSGGESARVGVARALVAGKKLILADEPTGNLDRENSRNLMALILELQKEFRFSMVIVTHDMELASLAHKRNQMAGGKLQPI from the coding sequence GTGAGTCTGATTAAAGTAAGAAATCTGGTAAAAAATTATCATATTCTCGATAAGGAATTTAAGATTTTGGATCACCTGGATCTGGACGTAGAAGAAGGCGAGATCGTTTCCGTGGAAGGAAAATCTGGTATCGGAAAGTCCACTCTTTTGAACATTTTAGGTTCCATGGATTCTTCCGATGCGGGTGAGATCAACGTTTGCGGAGTTTCACTGGATCAAATTTCCGAAACCGGAAAAGAAAAATTTAGGGCTGAAAAAGTTGCCTTTATCTTTCAGCACCATCTTCTGCTTCCTGATTTTACAGCGCTTGAAAATGTAAGTATTCCTCTTTTGATCAACGGAGTTCAACCGGGAAAGGTGCGGCAGCTTTCGATCGAAATGTTGGATCGTGTTGGTCTTAAAGATCGTCATGATAACTTTCCTTCTCAACTTTCCGGCGGAGAAAGTGCTAGAGTTGGGGTTGCGAGGGCGCTCGTGGCCGGAAAAAAGCTTATTCTTGCGGATGAGCCTACGGGTAATTTGGATCGAGAAAATTCTCGTAATCTGATGGCGTTGATTTTAGAGCTGCAAAAGGAATTTCGTTTTTCGATGGTTATCGTCACACATGATATGGAACTTGCTTCCTTGGCTCATAAAAGAAATCAAATGGCGGGTGGTAAGCTACAGCCCATTTAA